Proteins encoded by one window of Vitis riparia cultivar Riparia Gloire de Montpellier isolate 1030 chromosome 11, EGFV_Vit.rip_1.0, whole genome shotgun sequence:
- the LOC117924547 gene encoding FCS-Like Zinc finger 14-like: protein MLGKTSRPAIGKLAGSLISGNCTAILDVATSPRSPLDMKIQSPRGQKNYDLFGGVGLGIVAALDKSSNCGGEILAKYAVSGTNLGRSGPVPVTSGKNCGRLKVGFGELEMDSLEDYTYVTCHKPNKKSFTRVYFDGHETTAFHKHESPARLSDGMPAFPTSDFLSSCHLCRKNLHGKDIYMYRGEKAFCSNECRSRQIVMDERKEQCRSEASRSADVSSSPYTRGQIFSTGILAI, encoded by the exons ATGTTGGGGAAGACTTCCCGACCGGCCATCGGAAAGCTCGCCGGATCATTGATTTCCGGCAATTGTACTGCGATTTTGGATGTTGCCACCAGTCCTAGAAGTCCTCTGGACATGAAGATTCAGTCCCCTCGAGGGCAAAAGAATTATGACCTTTTTGGTGGGGTTGGACTCGGAATTGTAGCTGCACTAGATAAATCCAGCAACTGTGGGGGTGAAATTCTGGCGAAGTACGCCGTTTCCGGGACGAATTTGGGACGGTCAGGTCCAGTTCCGGTGACCTCCGGTAAAAATTGTGGTAGGTTGAAGGTGGGTTTTGGAGAATTGGAGATGGACAGTTTGGAGGATTACACGTATGTGACTTGCCATAAGCCTAACAAGAAATCCTTCACTAGGGTTTACTTTGATGGACATGAGACAACTGCCTTTCATAAACATGAATCTCCGGCCAGGCTTTCCGATGGCATGCCGGCGTTTCCCACCTCGGATTTTCTCAGTTCATGTCACTTGTGCAGGAAAAACCTCCATGGAAAGGACATATACATGTACAG AGGAGAAAAAGCATTCTGCAGCAACGAGTGCCGGTCAAGGCAGATAGTGATGGACGAGAGGAAAGAGCAATGCAGATCTGAGGCTTCAAGATCAGCAGATGTTTCTAGCTCTCCCTACACAAGAGGCCAGATTTTCTCAACTGGGATTCTGGCAATTTAG
- the LOC117925522 gene encoding beta-galactosidase 15-like — MYRTYFLGNTSVASSKNATRAISFCVLFVLLSVLASAVEVSHDGRALIIDGKHRILQSGSIHYPRSTPEMWPDLVRKAKAGGLDAIETYVFWNVHEPLRREYDFSGNLDLIRFIQTIQAEGLYAVLRIGPYVCAEWTYGGFPMWLHNMPGIEFRTANKVFMNEMQNFTTLIVDMAKQEKLFASQGGPIIIAQIENEYGNIMAPYGDAGKVYVDWCAAMANSLDIGVPWIMCQQSDAPQPMINTCNGWYCDSFTPNNPNSPKMWTENWTGWFKNWGGKDPHRTAEDLSYSVARFFQTGGTFQNYYMYHGGTNFGRVAGGPYITTSYDYDAPLDEFGNLNQPKWGHLKDLHTVLKSMEETLTEGNITTIDMGNSVEVTVYATQKVSSCFFGNSNTTNDATFTYGGIEYTVPAWSVSILPDCKKEVYNTAKVNAQTSVMVKNKNEAEDQPASLKWSWRPEMIDDTAVLGKGQVSANRIIDQKTTNDRSDYLWYMNSVDLNEDDLVWTDNMTLRVNATGHILHAYVNGEYLGSQWATNGIFNYVFEEKVKLKPGKNLIALLSATIGFQNYGAFYDLVQSGISGPVEIVGRKGDETIIKDLSSHKWSYKVGMHGMAMKLYDPESPSKWEEGNVPLNRNLTWYKTTFKAPLGTDAVVVDLQGLGKGEAWVNGQSLGRYWPSSIAEDGCNATCDYRGPYTNTKCVRNCGNPTQRWYHVPRSFMTADENTLVLFEEFGGNPSLVNFQTVTIGTACGNAYENNVLELACQNRPISDIKFASFGDPQGSCGSFSKGSCEGNKDALDIIKKACVGKESCSLDVSEKAFGSTSCGSIPKRLAVEAVC, encoded by the exons ATGTACCGCACGTATTTTCTCGGGAATACGAGCGTGGCTTCTTCTAAGAACGCCACTCGTGCAATTAGTTTCTGCGTTCTTTTTGTTCTCCTAAGTGTTTTGGCTTCTGCAGTAGAGGTTTCTCATGATGGAAGAGCCCTCATCATTGATGGCAAACATAGGATTTTGCAGTCTGGCTCCATCCATTACCCTCGTAGCACTCCCGAg ATGTGGCCAGATTTGGTAAGGAAAGCGAAGGCAGGTGGTTTAGATGCAATTGAGACTTATGTTTTCTGGAATGTACATGAGCCTCTTCGTCGGGAGTATGATTTTAGTGGAAACCTTGATCTCATAAGGTTTATCCAGACTATTCAGGCCGAAGGACTGTATGCAGTTCTTCGAATTGGACCTTACGTCTGTGCTGAATGGACCTATGG AGGGTTCCCTATGTGGTTGCACAATATGCCTGGTATCGAGTTCCGGACGGCGAATAAAGTTTTCATG AATGAGATGCAAAATTTCACGACCTTGATTGTGGACATGGCAAAACAAGAGAAGCTTTTTGCTTCACAAGGCGGCCCAATCATCATTGCCCAG ATCGAGAATGAATATGGTAATATTATGGCACCTTATGGAGACGCCGGAAAAGTGTATGTTGACTGGTGTGCCGCCATGGCCAACTCCCTTGACATTGGAGTTCCATGGATTATGTGCCAACAGAGCGATGCCCCACAACCAATg ATCAACACATGCAATGGGTGGTACTGTGATTCATTCACACCAAACAATCCCAATAGTCCTAAAATGTGGACGGAGAATTGGACTGGCTG gTTTAAGAACTGGGGTGGAAAGGACCCACATCGAACTGCAGAAGATCTTTCTTATTCGGTTGCCCGATTTTTCCAAACTGGCGGCACATTCCAAAACTATTACATG TATCATGGTGGTACCAATTTTGGTAGAGTTGCTGGTGGTCCATACATCACGACATCATATGATTATGACGCACCTCTTGATGAATTTG GTAATCTGAACCAACCAAAATGGGGACATTTGAAGGACCTCCACACTGTTTTGAAGTCAATGGAGGAAACTCTCACAGAGGGAAACATAACTACTATTGATATGGGAAATTCTgttgaa GTCACAGTGTATGCAACACAGAAAGTATCAAGCTGCTTCTTTGGCAATTCCAACACCACTAATGATGCTACATTCACTTATGGTGGAATTGAATATACTGTTCCTGCTTGGTCTGTTAGCATCCTTCCAGATTGTAAGAAGGAAGTTTATAACACTGCCAAG GTAAATGCTCAGACTTCGGTGATGGTAAAGAATAAGAATGAAGCTGAAGACCAGCCAGCTTCTCTTAAATGGTCCTGGAGGCCAGAGATGATTGATGACACCGCCGTTCTTGGTAAGGGTCAAGTCTCTGCAAATAGAATTATTGATCAGAAGACCACTAATGATCGGAGCGACTATCTGTGGTACATGAACAG TGTGGATCTCAATGAGGATGATCTTGTTTGGACGGATAACATGACATTAAGAGTCAACGCAACCGGCCATATCCTTCATGCTTATGTTAATGGGGAATACCTTGGTTCACAATGGGCAACAAATGGAATCTTTAACTATGTGTTTGAGGAGAAGGTGAAGCTGAAGCCTGGAAAAAATTTGATTGCATTGCTCAGTGCTACTATTGGTTTTCAG AACTATGGCGCCTTCTATGACTTGGTTCAATCTGGAATCTCTGGGCCCGTGGAGATCGTTGGAAGAAAGGGTGATGAAACAATAATCAAAGACTTGTCATCCCACAAATGGTCATACAAGGTTGGAATGCATGGCATGGCCATGAAGCTATACGATCCGGAATCGCCCTCTAAGTGGGAAGAAGGAAATGTACCCCTGAACAGGAACTTGACTTGGTATAAG ACCACCTTCAAGGCTCCTCTGGGAACAGACGCAGTTGTGGTAGATTTACAAGGTCTGGGTAAGGGTGAGGCCTGGGTGAACGGCCAGAGTCTCGGCCGCTACTGGCCGTCTAGCATAGCAGAAGATGGGTGCAACGCAACCTGTGACTACCGCGGCCCATACACCAACACAAAATGTGTTAGAAACTGTGGCAATCCCACCCAGAGATG GTACCATGTTCCCAGGTCCTTCATGACCGCAGATGAGAACACACTGGTCTTGTTTGAAGAATTTGGTGGCAACCCGTCTCTGGTGAACTTCCAAACCGTCACGATTGGAACTGCATGCGGAAACGCATATGAGAACAATGTGTTGGAACTTGCCTGCCAAAATCGACCAATTTCAGATATTAAGTTTGCTAGCTTTGGTGATCCACAGGGCAGCTGTGGATCATTTAGCAAAGGCTCCTGCGAGGGGAACAAGGATGCGTTGGACATCATCAAAAAGGCCTGTGTTGGAAAGGAATCATGCTCTCTCGATGTGTCTGAGAAGGCCTTTGGGTCAACAAGTTGCGGCAGCATCCCCAAGAGGCTTGCAGTTGAGGCAGTTTGCTAA
- the LOC117925515 gene encoding ethylene-responsive transcription factor ERF016-like, with the protein MVRPSARRDGDRNDVGGRYKGVRMRKWGRWVAEVRQPNSRDRIWLGSYGTPEEAARAYDAAVFCLRGPSAILNFPSTPPDIPNAADLSPPEIQVTASKHARKAPEDCEGPELKTPVQPEQSAAGPVPNELKFSMLFGESSDMHGYSEWTF; encoded by the coding sequence ATGGTGAGACCATCGGCGAGAAGAGACGGCGACCGCAACGACGTTGGCGGGCGTTACAAGGGCGTGAGGATGAGGAAGTGGGGGAGGTGGGTGGCGGAGGTTCGGCAGCCAAACAGCAGAGACAGAATCTGGCTAGGATCGTACGGAACGCCGGAGGAGGCCGCCAGAGCCTACGACGCCGCCGTGTTTTGCTTGCGTGGCCCGTCTGCAATTCTCAATTTTCCTTCAACCCCGCCGGATATTCCCAACGCTGCTGATCTATCGCCGCCAGAAATTCAGGTCACTGCGTCTAAACACGCTCGCAAGGCGCCGGAGGATTGTGAAGGACCAGAGTTGAAAACGCCGGTTCAGCCTGAGCAATCGGCGGCAGGTCCAGTTCCAAATGAGTTGAAGTTTTCGATGCTTTTTGGGGAATCATCGGACATGCATGGATATTCAGAATGGACCTTTTAA
- the LOC117925075 gene encoding oligouridylate-binding protein 1-like isoform X1: MQQQRLKQQQQALIQQSLLQQQSLYHHPGLLAPPQIEPILSGNLPPGFDSSTCRSVYVGNIHPQVTEPLLQEVFSSTGPLEGCKLIRKEKSSYGFVDYFDRRSAALSIVTLNGRHLFGQPIKVNWAYASSQREDTSGHYNIFVGDLSPEVTDATLFACFSVYPSCSDARVMWDQKTGRSRGFGFVSFRNQQEAQSAINDLNGRWLGSRQIRCNWATKGAGGNDDKPNSDAKSVVELTNGTSDGKDKSNDEAPENNLQYTTVYVGNLAPEVTSVDLHRHFHALGAGAIEDVRVQRDKGFGFVRYSTHAEAALAIQMGNARILCGKPIKCSWGSKPTPAGTSSTPLPPPAAPHMPGISAADFAAYERQMALSKMGGAQGLMHPQAQHALKQTAMGMGAGGSSQAIYDGGFQNAATTQQLMYYQ; this comes from the exons ATGCAGCAGCAGAGACTGAAACAGCAGCAACAAGCCTTGATACAGCAATCGCTTCTTCAGCAGCAGTCTCTGTACCACCACCCTGGTCTCTTGGCTCCTCCTCAG ATAGAGCCTATCTTGAGTGGAAATCTGCCTCCTGGGTTTGATTCAAGTACATGCCGCAGTGT GTATGTAGGTAATATCCACCCACAGGTTACAGAACCACTTCTTCAAGAGGTTTTCTCTAGTACTGGTCCCCTCGAGGGGTGCAAGCTCATTAGGAAAGAGAAG TCATCCTATGGTTTTGTCGACTACTTTGACCGGAGATCTGCTGCCCTTTCTATTGTGACTCTGAATGGAAGGCATCT GTTTGGTCAGCCAATCAAAGTTAATTGGGCATATGCTAGTAGTCAGAGAGAGGATACATCag GTCATTACAATATTTTTGTTGGTGATCTTAGCCCTGAGGTTACAGATGCTACACTGTTTGCATGTTTCTCTGTTTATCCTAGCTGTTC AGATGCTAGGGTTATGTGGGATCAGAAAACTGGGCGTTCAAGGGGTTTTGGGTTTGTTTCTTTCCGGAACCAGCAG GAAGCCCAAAGTGCAATTAATGACTTAAATG GAAGGTGGCTTGGAAGCAGACAGATTCGTTGTAATTGGGCAACAAAAGGTGCTGGAGGTAACGATGACAAGCCAAATTCAGATGCCAAAAGTGTTGTGGAACTAACTAATGGAACATCTG ATGGGAAAGACAAGTCAAATGATGAAGCTCCAGAGAACAATCTTCAGTATACCACTGTTTATGTTGGCAATCTTGCTCCAGAG GTTACTTCAGTTGACCTCCACCGACATTTTCATGCACTTGGCGCTGGAGCTATTGAAGATGTTCGGGTGCAACGAGATAAAGGCTTTGGTTTTGTGAGATACAGTACCCATGCTGAAGCAGCTCTGGCTATTCAGATGGGAAATGCTCGGATTCTCTGTGGCAAACCAATTAAG TGCTCATGGGGCAGCAAACCTACTCCAGCAGGGACAAGCTCCACCCCTCTTCCCCCACCAGCTGCTCCACATATGCCTGGTATTTCAGCTGCTGACTTTGCAGCGTATGAGCGACAGATGGCATTGAGCAAAATGGGTGGTGCACAAGGCCTCATGCATCCGCAGGCTCAGCATGCCCTAAAGCAGACAGCCATGGGAATGGGTGCTGGTGGGAGTAGTCAGGCAATCTATGATGGTGGATTCCAGAATGCTGCAACAACCCAGCAACTCATGTACTACCAGTAG
- the LOC117925532 gene encoding protein TIFY 10A yields MSSSSDIADSGRFTGQRAPARGPEKSSFSQTCSLLSQYIKEKGKFGDLSLGMTCSLEGNGTPESLRQTATTTTMNLFPMTERSAGVSGIPARNMNLKSMNLFPQQAGFGSSVSKDDAPKIVNSSVKKSGNVEPQTAQMTIFYGGQVIVFNDFPADKAKEVMRLAGMGSSPVPSTTVKNPIDAGGMAPSTPNVVPNFANSLIQERIQRPAQPVACELPIARKASLHRFLEKRKDRITARAPYNISNSPAGPHKPAESKSWLGLAAKSPK; encoded by the exons ATGTCGAGCTCCTCGGATATTGCAGACTCTGGAAGGTTTACCGGGCAGAGAGCGCCGGCGAGGGGACCGGAGAAGTCGAGTTTCTCTCAGACGTGCAGTCTGTTGAGCCAATACATAAAAGAGAAGGGCAAGTTTGGAGATCTGAGTCTCGGGATGACATGCAGTCTGGAAGGAAACG GCACACCCGAATCGCTCCGCCAGACAGCGACAACAACGACGATGAATTTATTTCCAATGACGGAAAGATCTGCTGGGGTTTCCGGCATTCCCGCCCGAAATATGAATCTTAAGTCCATGAATTTGTTCCCTCAACAAGCCGGTTTTGGTTCCTCTGTTTCTAAGGATGATGCCCCAAAGATAGTTAATTCCAG TGTAAAGAAGTCCGGAAACGTGGAGCCCCAAACAGCTCAAATGACTATTTTCTACGGTGGCCAAGTGATCGTGTTCAATGATTTTCCGGCGGACAAGGCAAAGGAAGTCATGCGCTTAGCTGGCATGGGAAGCTCCCCAGTCCCATCTACAacagtcaaaaatccaattgaTGCCGGCGGCATGGCTCCCTCCACCCCCAACGTTGTTCCTAATTTCGCAAACAGCTTGATCCAAGAGCGCATCCAAAGACCGGCTCAACCAGTTGCTTGTG AACTACCAATTGCAAGGAAAGCTTCCCTCCACAGGTTCttggagaagagaaaagatAG GATCACAGCAAGAGCACCATACAATATAAGCAACTCTCCTGCAGGCCCTCACAAACCTGCTGAAAGCAAGTCATGGCTGGGCTTGGCTGCCAAATCTCCAAAGTAG
- the LOC117925075 gene encoding oligouridylate-binding protein 1-like isoform X2: protein MQQQRLKQQQQALIQQSLLQQQSLYHHPGLLAPPQIEPILSGNLPPGFDSSTCRSVYVGNIHPQVTEPLLQEVFSSTGPLEGCKLIRKEKSSYGFVDYFDRRSAALSIVTLNGRHLFGQPIKVNWAYASSQREDTSGHYNIFVGDLSPEVTDATLFACFSVYPSCSDARVMWDQKTGRSRGFGFVSFRNQQEAQSAINDLNGRWLGSRQIRCNWATKGAGGNDDKPNSDAKSVVELTNGTSEDGKDKSNDEAPENNLQYTTVYVGNLAPEVTSVDLHRHFHALGAGAIEDVRVQRDKGFGFVRYSTHAEAALAIQMGNARILCGKPIKCSWGSKPTPAGTSSTPLPPPAAPHMPGISAADFAAYERQMALSKMGGAQGLMHPQAQHALKQTAMGMGAGGSSQAIYDGGFQNAATTQQLMYYQ from the exons ATGCAGCAGCAGAGACTGAAACAGCAGCAACAAGCCTTGATACAGCAATCGCTTCTTCAGCAGCAGTCTCTGTACCACCACCCTGGTCTCTTGGCTCCTCCTCAG ATAGAGCCTATCTTGAGTGGAAATCTGCCTCCTGGGTTTGATTCAAGTACATGCCGCAGTGT GTATGTAGGTAATATCCACCCACAGGTTACAGAACCACTTCTTCAAGAGGTTTTCTCTAGTACTGGTCCCCTCGAGGGGTGCAAGCTCATTAGGAAAGAGAAG TCATCCTATGGTTTTGTCGACTACTTTGACCGGAGATCTGCTGCCCTTTCTATTGTGACTCTGAATGGAAGGCATCT GTTTGGTCAGCCAATCAAAGTTAATTGGGCATATGCTAGTAGTCAGAGAGAGGATACATCag GTCATTACAATATTTTTGTTGGTGATCTTAGCCCTGAGGTTACAGATGCTACACTGTTTGCATGTTTCTCTGTTTATCCTAGCTGTTC AGATGCTAGGGTTATGTGGGATCAGAAAACTGGGCGTTCAAGGGGTTTTGGGTTTGTTTCTTTCCGGAACCAGCAG GAAGCCCAAAGTGCAATTAATGACTTAAATG GAAGGTGGCTTGGAAGCAGACAGATTCGTTGTAATTGGGCAACAAAAGGTGCTGGAGGTAACGATGACAAGCCAAATTCAGATGCCAAAAGTGTTGTGGAACTAACTAATGGAACATCTG AAGATGGGAAAGACAAGTCAAATGATGAAGCTCCAGAGAACAATCTTCAGTATACCACTGTTTATGTTGGCAATCTTGCTCCAGAG GTTACTTCAGTTGACCTCCACCGACATTTTCATGCACTTGGCGCTGGAGCTATTGAAGATGTTCGGGTGCAACGAGATAAAGGCTTTGGTTTTGTGAGATACAGTACCCATGCTGAAGCAGCTCTGGCTATTCAGATGGGAAATGCTCGGATTCTCTGTGGCAAACCAATTAAG TGCTCATGGGGCAGCAAACCTACTCCAGCAGGGACAAGCTCCACCCCTCTTCCCCCACCAGCTGCTCCACATATGCCTGGTATTTCAGCTGCTGACTTTGCAGCGTATGAGCGACAGATGGCATTGAGCAAAATGGGTGGTGCACAAGGCCTCATGCATCCGCAGGCTCAGCATGCCCTAAAGCAGACAGCCATGGGAATGGGTGCTGGTGGGAGTAGTCAGGCAATCTATGATGGTGGATTCCAGAATGCTGCAACAACCCAGCAACTCATGTACTACCAGTAG